The following are from one region of the Dreissena polymorpha isolate Duluth1 chromosome 2, UMN_Dpol_1.0, whole genome shotgun sequence genome:
- the LOC127866635 gene encoding tryptase-like, with the protein MKNWLPNVIGLHLVLIFVELGWCSTLDNKVFEDTVMRSELRGHLAAAPDNCNGSITPSITEDTATKVRRFVFDKEKIITSMRITITGQSTKPKLVGFKVGFSRANCTNSQFVKENNKEKYFQIQTGTSSIVIERPWFPIRSQCISVLVDWNRNPSPHDYQATFEGCKLANSYGKTYIVQPEAGQHRKRVVGGLASHPGEWPWLVSLNFLLQHNYTDKSGLPHLCGASLIHPQWLLTAAHCFVDPERLDMSDKTNWRAVLGEHVQGREDGTEQKLTLDKIVTHPNYTLEPTMLYDIALVKLSRPAHMSEYVNTIRIEPNYTAPDHSHCVTAGWGDLVEGGVGSEIPHHASVQIVPTSVCADLYNSIHVAIADSVICASTEGRDSCQGDSGGPLACFHDGHWTQVGVSSGGYGCARPQYPGFYTRVNHYYEWIKTVIEAN; encoded by the exons TGGCGGCAGCTCCCGACAATTGCAATGGCTCCATTACGCCAAGCATCACAGAGGACACCGCCACTAAGGTCCGGAGATTCGTTTTTGACAAAGAGAAGATCATCACGTCGATGCGAATCACCATCACCGGTCAGTCTACCAAGCCGAAGCTCGTTGGGTTCAAGGTGGGCTTTTCCAGGGCAAACTGCACCAATAGTCAGTTCGTGAAGGAGAACAACAAGGAGAAG TATTTTCAGATCCAGACCGGTACAAGCTCGATAGTGATAGAGAGACCGTGGTTCCCTATCCGCTCACAGTGCATTAGTGTGTTAGTCGACTGGAATCGTAATCCGAGTCCACACGATTATCAAGCGACATTCGAAGGCTGTA AACTCGCGAACTCGTATGGCAAAACCTACATTGTGCAACCCGAAGCTGGGCAACACCGGAAGCGCGTTGTAGGCGGCTTGGCGTCACATCCTGGAGAGTGGCCGTGGCTGGTGTCACTGAATTTCCTGTTACAACACAACTACACGGATAAGTCCGGGTTACCCCATCTGTGTGGGGCATCACTAATTCATCCGCAGTGGCTTCTCACCGCCGCGCACTGCTTCGT TGATCCTGAGAGGCTCGACATGTCAGACAAAACCAACTGGCGCGCGGTGCTCGGGGAGCACGTGCAGGGTCGAGAGGACGGCACGGAGCAGAAGCTCACATTGGACAAGATAGTCACACACCCCAACTATACGC TGGAGCCTACGATGCTGTATGATATCGCCCTGGTAAAGTTGAGCAGGCCCGCTCACATGTCCGAGTATGTGAACACCATCCGTATCGAGCCCAACTACACCGCGCCCGATCACAGCCACTGCGTAACTGCGGGCTGGGGAGACTTAGTGGAAG GGGGGGTGGGCTCGGAAATACCGCACCATGCTAGCGTGCAGATTGTTCCCACTTCTGTCTGCGCTGACCTGTACAATTCAATTCACGTCGCCATTGCTGACTCTGTTATTTGCGCCAGCACTGAGGGAAGAGACTCCTGTCAG GGCGACTCGGGCGGTCCACTGGCGTGCTTCCATGATGGCCACTGGACTCAGGTTGGCGTGTCTTCTGGAGGCTATGGTTGCGCCAGACCGCAGTACCCCGGCTTCTACACGCGCGTTAACCACTACTATGAATGGATAAAGACTGTCATCGAGGCCAACTGA
- the LOC127866634 gene encoding tryptase-like isoform X1 translates to MKTWLPYVIGLHLVLIFVELGWCNTLDNKVFEDTVMRSELRGHLAAAPDNCKGSITPRIKNINSKMRGFVFDKEKNITSIRITIDGQVTEPPGFKVGFSRANCTNSQFVMENDKEKYFQIPYGESSIVIEGQGFPIRSRCIYVIEDWKHRASSDDYQATFKGYALTPHELANSNGKTYIVHPEARQHRKRVVGGLASHPGDWPWLVSLNFLLQHNYTDKSGLPHLCGASLIYPQWLLTAAHCFVDPERLDMSDKTNWRAVLGEHVQGREDGTEQKLTLDKIVTHPNYMLEPTILYDIALVKLSRPAHMSEYVNTIRIEPNFTAPDHSHCVTAGWGDFVEGGVGSEIPHHARVQIVPTSVCADLYNSRPFFAIADSVICASTEGRDSCQGDSGGPLACFHDGHWTQVGVTSGGEGCARPQYPGVYTRVNHYYEWIKTVIEAN, encoded by the exons atgaagactTGGCTTCCATATGTCATCGGCTTACACTTGGTGCTTATATTTGTGGAGTTGGGATGGTGTAACACACTAGATAATAAG GTTTTTGAGGACACTGTCATGAGGTCTGAACTGCGTGGCCACT TGGCGGCAGCTCCCGACAATTGCAAGGGCTCCATTACGCCAAGAATAAAGAACATTAACTCCAAGATGCGGGGATTCGTTTTTGACAAAGAGAAGAACATCACGTCGATACGGATCACCATCGACGGTCAGGTTACCGAGCCACCAGGGTTCAAGGTGGGCTTTTCTAGGGCAAACTGCACCAATAGTCAGTTCGTGATGGAGAACGACAAGGAGAAG TATTTTCAGATCCCGTACGGTGAAAGCTCGATAGTGATAGAGGGACAGGGGTTCCCTATCCGCTCACGGTGCATTTATGTGATAGAGGACTGGAAGCATCGTGCGAGTTCAGACGATTATCAAGCGACATTCAAAGGCT ATGCATTGACGCCGCATG AACTCGCGAACTCGAATGGCAAAACCTACATTGTGCATCCCGAAGCTAGGCAACACCGGAAGCGCGTTGTAGGCGGCTTGGCGTCACATCCTGGAGATTGGCCGTGGCTGGTGTCACTGAATTTCCTGTTACAACACAACTACACGGATAAGTCCGGGTTACCCCATCTGTGTGGGGCATCACTAATTTATCCGCAGTGGCTTCTCACCGCCGCGCACTGCTTCGT TGATCCTGAGAGGCTCGACATGTCGGACAAAACCAACTGGCGCGCGGTGCTCGGGGAGCACGTGCAGGGTCGAGAGGACGGCACGGAGCAGAAGCTCACATTGGACAAGATAGTCACACACCCCAACTATATGC TGGAGCCTACGATTCTGTATGATATCGCCCTGGTAAAGTTGAGCAGGCCCGCTCACATGTCCGAGTATGTGAACACCATCCGTATCGAGCCCAACTTCACCGCGCCCGATCACAGCCACTGCGTAACTGCGGGCTGGGGAGACTTCGTGGAAG GGGGTGTGGGCTCGGAAATACCGCACCATGCTAGGGTGCAGATTGTTCCAACTTCTGTCTGCGCTGACCTGTACAATTCACGTCCCTTTTTCGCCATTGCTGACTCTGTTATTTGCGCCAGCACTGAGGGAAGAGACTCCTGTCAG GGCGACTCGGGCGGTCCACTGGCGTGCTTCCATGATGGCCACTGGACTCAGGTTGGCGTTACTTCTGGAGGCGAGGGTTGCGCCAGACCGCAGTACCCCGGCGTCTACACGCGCGTTAACCACTACTACGAATGGATAAAGACTGTCATCGAGGCCAACTGA
- the LOC127866634 gene encoding tryptase-like isoform X2, whose translation MRSELRGHLAAAPDNCKGSITPRIKNINSKMRGFVFDKEKNITSIRITIDGQVTEPPGFKVGFSRANCTNSQFVMENDKEKYFQIPYGESSIVIEGQGFPIRSRCIYVIEDWKHRASSDDYQATFKGYALTPHELANSNGKTYIVHPEARQHRKRVVGGLASHPGDWPWLVSLNFLLQHNYTDKSGLPHLCGASLIYPQWLLTAAHCFVDPERLDMSDKTNWRAVLGEHVQGREDGTEQKLTLDKIVTHPNYMLEPTILYDIALVKLSRPAHMSEYVNTIRIEPNFTAPDHSHCVTAGWGDFVEGGVGSEIPHHARVQIVPTSVCADLYNSRPFFAIADSVICASTEGRDSCQGDSGGPLACFHDGHWTQVGVTSGGEGCARPQYPGVYTRVNHYYEWIKTVIEAN comes from the exons ATGAGGTCTGAACTGCGTGGCCACT TGGCGGCAGCTCCCGACAATTGCAAGGGCTCCATTACGCCAAGAATAAAGAACATTAACTCCAAGATGCGGGGATTCGTTTTTGACAAAGAGAAGAACATCACGTCGATACGGATCACCATCGACGGTCAGGTTACCGAGCCACCAGGGTTCAAGGTGGGCTTTTCTAGGGCAAACTGCACCAATAGTCAGTTCGTGATGGAGAACGACAAGGAGAAG TATTTTCAGATCCCGTACGGTGAAAGCTCGATAGTGATAGAGGGACAGGGGTTCCCTATCCGCTCACGGTGCATTTATGTGATAGAGGACTGGAAGCATCGTGCGAGTTCAGACGATTATCAAGCGACATTCAAAGGCT ATGCATTGACGCCGCATG AACTCGCGAACTCGAATGGCAAAACCTACATTGTGCATCCCGAAGCTAGGCAACACCGGAAGCGCGTTGTAGGCGGCTTGGCGTCACATCCTGGAGATTGGCCGTGGCTGGTGTCACTGAATTTCCTGTTACAACACAACTACACGGATAAGTCCGGGTTACCCCATCTGTGTGGGGCATCACTAATTTATCCGCAGTGGCTTCTCACCGCCGCGCACTGCTTCGT TGATCCTGAGAGGCTCGACATGTCGGACAAAACCAACTGGCGCGCGGTGCTCGGGGAGCACGTGCAGGGTCGAGAGGACGGCACGGAGCAGAAGCTCACATTGGACAAGATAGTCACACACCCCAACTATATGC TGGAGCCTACGATTCTGTATGATATCGCCCTGGTAAAGTTGAGCAGGCCCGCTCACATGTCCGAGTATGTGAACACCATCCGTATCGAGCCCAACTTCACCGCGCCCGATCACAGCCACTGCGTAACTGCGGGCTGGGGAGACTTCGTGGAAG GGGGTGTGGGCTCGGAAATACCGCACCATGCTAGGGTGCAGATTGTTCCAACTTCTGTCTGCGCTGACCTGTACAATTCACGTCCCTTTTTCGCCATTGCTGACTCTGTTATTTGCGCCAGCACTGAGGGAAGAGACTCCTGTCAG GGCGACTCGGGCGGTCCACTGGCGTGCTTCCATGATGGCCACTGGACTCAGGTTGGCGTTACTTCTGGAGGCGAGGGTTGCGCCAGACCGCAGTACCCCGGCGTCTACACGCGCGTTAACCACTACTACGAATGGATAAAGACTGTCATCGAGGCCAACTGA